The following proteins come from a genomic window of Theileria equi strain WA chromosome 2 map unlocalized gcontig_1105316255037, whole genome shotgun sequence:
- a CDS encoding hypothetical protein (encoded by transcript BEWA_038530A) codes for MASLNVNLAAGTHIFVQSKSEVWTRAVVEKVEGDAITAKIVQDELNKDVEGDGIVMLKSDDLFYPHSVGKSA; via the exons ATGGCGAGTTTGAACGTAAACTTGGCCGCTGGTACGCACATTTTCGTGCAGTCCAAGTCAGAG gttTGGACGAGGGCAGTAGTCGAAAAGGTTGAAGGCGACGCAATCACCGCTAAAATCGTCCAGGATGAATTGAATAAAGATGTAGAAGGGGATGGAATTGTCATGCTCAAGAGTGATGACCTTTTCTACCCTCATTCCGTAGGTAAGAGTGCGTGA
- a CDS encoding hypothetical protein (encoded by transcript BEWA_038550A), with the protein MSENTVEIDIGKTPDGDDGEVKSDDGGNNKYYYDDKSARKRVKITVTKHIDNLPGYVTLTYSPYQSGTQITSIKDSKSQTKFNDSTNDCKSVTVYYWSGDDYSKPIIILLGPVKKYYKTTTINNEWTNTNIQSGGLINLLETESCRRNITHVIDISRNSGPYNCPNCGSKQVGVNNYSIKDDTTEYSYYYHRNLTGYFIRGFNDGKTEQTGLTLTGIISAAYVYHNPSGPEGIPLLMNYSSNWFERKSLESNRWTEVEGGNKPGSNNDDPKILKLLKAKLPTVTIDVGRTEIRGGNPGTYQDPDSSGGVTYTIKFTKEEVDSDYTTFTHCIKGKTYFVARYVKYSSSPLQGIPPNLVVKNVTAYYYGDNPSDENLLLVEVEKRGTGPLNYVYYSKKGKDSKWTDYPRSGTKLENPELKKTLDALRNAHFPESPTTTIIGSSVGTGLGGAGLGALAVWKGPSLLARLITRM; encoded by the coding sequence ATGAGTGAGAATACGGTAGAAATAGATATCGGTAAAACACCCGATGGTGATGATGGAGAAGTCAAATCTGATGATGGTGGAAACAATAAATACTATTACGATGATAAATCTGCCAGGAAAAGGGTAAAAATAACCGTAACTAAACATATTGATAATCTACCTGGGTATGTAACGCTCACATACAGTCCATATCAAAGTGGAACCCAGATTACTAGTATTAAAGATAGCAAATCCCAAACCAAATTTAACGATTCCACTAACGACTGTAAGAGTGTAACAGTTTATTATTGGTCGGGAGACGATTATAGCAAACCGATAATAATTCTATTAGGACCTGTAAAAAAGTATTATAAGACCACTACTATCAACAATGAGTGGACTAATACAAATATACAATCTGGCGGTCTCATAAATCTGCTTGAAACCGAAAGTTGCAGAAGGAATATAACTCATGTTATAGATATTTCAAGGAATAGTGGACCTTACAATTGTCCAAATTGTGGTTCCAAGCAGGTTGGAGTAAACAACTATAGTATTAAGGATGATACTACTGAATATTCCTATTACTACCATCGTAACCTGACTGGTTATTTTATTCGCGGGTTCAATGATGGAAAAACAGAGCAGACTGGATTAACATTGACTGGCATAATATCCGCTGCGTATGTATATCACAATCCAAGTGGACCTGAAGGAATCCCACTTCTTATGAACTACTCATCTAATTGGTTCGAAAGAAAATCTCTAGAATCTAATAGGTGGACTGAAGTCGAAGGAGGTAATAAACCTGGGAGTAATAATGATGATCCAAAAATACTAAAGCTTCTAAAGGCCAAATTGCCTACTGTTACTATTGACGTTGGACGAACTGAAATTCGTGGTGGAAATCCTGGTACATATCAAGATCCTGATTCTTCTGGAGGAGTTACCTACACAATTAAATTcacaaaagaagaagtaGATAGTGATTATACTACTTTTACCCACTGTATCAAAGGGAAAACATATTTTGTGGCTAGATATGTCAAGTACAGTAGTTCTCCCCTACAAGGTATACCACCCAATCTAGTCGTTAAAAATGTAACAGCATACTACTATGGTGATAATCCCTCAGACGAGAACCTTTTATTGGTTGAAGTAGAGAAAAGAGGTACCGGTCCTCTAAACTATGTCTATTATAGCAAGAAAGGCAAGGATTCTAAATGGACCGACTACCCTAGATCTGGAACTAAACTAGAGAATCCTGAGCTCAAGAAAACGCTGGATGCTCTCAGGAATGCACACTTCCCTGAGTCACCCACTACTACCATAATTGGGTCATCTGTTGGAACTGGACTAGGTGGAGCGGGGCTGGGTGCTCTTGCCGTATGGAAAGGGCCTTCTCTACTTGCACGACTAATCACCCGCATGTAA
- a CDS encoding myosin, putative (encoded by transcript BEWA_038520A), translated as MMVEEGITIKLSQKGTNSGYAAGIGNATITVKRDEEPSGFYRYTHQDNDSGGGNKPFTLSKVWDDQSSPIPGIPPNGPESVISVSAYYWKHERPSHTPTRVLVVGVTKDKTTYYANVKNNGSNEWTILNSGSKPQLITGDIERTLDDLVCSNYGGVTIDLSKSTSMSGRASNGEPYCCRCIYHGDNDNQRRIAIQKLKVPVASTVEYYKHTIIGNHELARIRYYLTFPNNPTSTDTNNSKNRRRIKSSNFLFPMDGVKAVYAFHCNHNPELIYVEGGDKVKGWYHKPTSSGSSSNGDEQWGEVLTELKNVTPEKINDCNNWSKLAKELTCASEVTCPPLSPQPAVGLSGTGKADQEPVAVLPPSGKITNDHSRGTPGDSDGKSDTNQGGAPTVAEDPETPKESTQATQSHAETTSAGSAATFFGGWKLYNRYKGDSWVRQIWDFLLCLLIRVMDLASSNTDGGEDIPDDLTQLTHLHEASILHSLHCRFRTDKIYSLTGKILIAVNPFKTIHGLYSNEMMLKFMDNTQDKPPHVFSTASDAYQGLTLNEKSQTILISGESGAGKTESTKYVMKYLATAGAESLEKRSTVELKVLESNPLLETFGNASTIRNFNSSRYGKFIELQYVKTAPDRSRICGATIETYLLEKVRVTQQQQGERNYHIFHQLVAAFAESRVYEFPKSERHAHLEKWSFDLSYFEGNFRILPEDSTRDFDLEFFEDTIAAMQTLGMSFDDVNTVFSIIAAILHLSNIQFVVNRDCSEGAVVSNSVEDSATKVTELLNVDSATLLNVLLCRTIKTAHEFYSKPLRVEEASDVRDAIAKNIYSILFDYIVKVANQAIGYNPDAKLTCGILDIFGFECFTLNSFEQLCINFTNETLQNFFNNCVFKFEENLYTQEGVSWNPLDFPDNQDCVDLFKIKVNGLFPMVDEECQLPGGNDQALCNKICQRHANHKRFAKVRTDQTSFIIKHFAGEVKYKIDGFLEKNKDQLSDDAINFIISTKNKPIKAIFESYFGAIGPTKNKKKTISTQFCGQLDVLMSRISGTEPHFIRCIKPNQRCVPHEFERVSVNEQLRCGGMLQVVQVSRAGYPVRMKHLEFYNKFRYLQNGSGTDSQSLSQDDDVATKKAKALLDTLISKFIPYDPFENGSIAFGKSLIFFKNGPYDILFGALQEFRNNSATIIQAHVRCMIQRKLYSEWMFQIRTLQIWLRYKINRIKEMRRLRNEAILLIQSSFRMYVCRKKYTKLVSIVVRISSIFRSVQSQIDTKERHINTMATKLQASWKAYKHRSYYLELRTATIKAQLRWRSILARRQLRSLRMEAKSLGTMIKRVQDLQEELKEEKLKKTDAEAKLLQMGAKVAGLQQSLADMTAKYEKLLKERDSLQIQLSEVENANKRTLEDLKMIKEFVSREAMQTTSSPKRMYSKRPSGSIHRTDTYSSHDMRGEASPKAKVPTVDIILCGPAGCGKSRLVELALISKGDDANLTAHRTFEEKRMEETSLKLNIYEFGVEGSTSLKLAEIPGPHVNTEEARDLFQAAYLVAVCFDPSQEQSLLEGITIAKMLMSHVQLKQTSVAFIQNDFLLMEQGKSAFDANVAQKFAIDNELLYIRVDDLFTFMRKVAPFVESKKSLRSIISSKQSVEFQRQKSLRNANRSTLTMFYEKFRNFWSGVNSSSHSKLLQPTIVVDETTKLPPLSLKKVSHISKYTSAVTCLAIRPEEPTDPYILLAVGRRDGTINVFHCYRTTTELDVLAKGGFEEGAQYPLDESTKIVESFTLSLHTKAVTCMSFSKVNVNELVTSSVDCTIRAWNVMTGELIKVFNDSFPGLCILFHPLEPNLFICCNSSPTIRIVDYNKGTVIQKIRTKSELRCITFDDTRLNCIAGSEKGMLCIYESRANMHLKASTSKQISKGPVTCISFVPATSNDSVPCLIANVCSGNIAVINCIYDGSNGKICELTYRYTVNNSHVALPLRSCYSRFGGGWCVSGSEDRNILFFSLQDENMPYSINFHQSPVVTVEVNQLDTVIVSADAKGIVALWRRVTHAK; from the exons ATGATGGTGGAAGAAGGAATAACCATTAAGCTCTCACAAAAGGGGACTAATAGTGGATATGCTGCTGGAATTGGTAATGCTACCATTACTGTCAAAAGGGATGAGGAACCATCTGGGTTCTACAGGTATACTCATCAAGATAATGATTCAGGTGGAGGAAATAAACCATTCACACTTTCAAAAGTATGGGATGATCAGAGTAGTCCTATTCCGGGTATTCCTCCTAATGGACCTGAGAGTGTGATCTCCGTTTctgcctattactggaaacaTGAAAGACCCAGCCATACACCTACTAGGGTTCTCGTGGTAGGAGTTACCAAGGATAAAACTACCTATTATGCcaatgtaaagaataatGGTAGTAATGAATGGACTATACTTAATAGCGGTTCTAAACCTCAACTCATAACCGGTGATATTGAAAGGACACTGGATGACTTAGTCTGTTCGAACTATGGTGGAGTAACAATTGACCTTAGCAAGAGTACGTCCATGAGTGGTAGAGCTAGTAATGGAGAACCATATTGTTGCCGTTGTATTTACCATGGTGATAATGACAATCAGCGGAGGATAGCTATTCAGAAACTTAAAGTTCCAGTTGCCTCTACTGTTGAATACTACAAACACACAATTATTGGTAATCATGAACTTGCAAGGATAAGGTACTATCTTACTTTTCCTAATAATCCTACTAGTACTGATACTAATAATTCCAAGAatagaagacgtataaagtCCTCAAACTTCCTCTTCCCCATGGATGGTGTCAAAGCTGTCTATGCATTCCACTGTAATCACAATCCAGAGCTCATATATGTTGAAGGTGGAGACAAAGTCAAAGGCTGGTACCATAAGCCTACTAGTAGTGGTAGTAGCagtaatggagatgaacaGTGGGGAGAAGTCTTGACTGAACTCAAAAATGTGACACCAGAAAAAATTAATGATTGCAATAATTGGAGTAAACTTGCTAAGGAATTAACTTGTGCAAGTGAAGTAACATGTCCTCCACTCTCACCTCAACCTGCTGTTGGTCTATCTGGTACTGGTAAAGCTGATCAAGAACCTGTTGctgttcttcctccttctgGAAAAATTACTAATGATCATAGTAGAGGTACTCCTGGTGATAGTGATGGTAAATCTGATACTAATCAAGGTGGAGCTCCTACTGTAGCTGAAGATCCTGAAactcctaaagaatctactcAAGCTACTCAATCTCATGCTGAAACTACTTCTGCCGGATCTGCTGCAacattctttggaggatggaagCTTTATAACCGCTATAAGGGAGATTcctgggttagacagatatgGGACTTTTTGCTATGCTTATTGATAAGAGTTATGGATTTAGCTTCATCGA ATACTGACGGAGGAGAAGATATTCCTGACGATTTAACGCAGTTAACTCACTTGCATGAAGCATCGATCTTGCACAGTTTGCATTGTAGATTTAGAACTGATAAAATCTATTCTCTTACTGGCAAAATTCTTATCGCCGTTAATCCTTTCAAAACAATTCATGGGCTTTATTCCAATGAAATGATGTTAAAGTTCATGGATAATACTCAAGACAAACCCCCTCATGTCTTTTCTACTGCCAGCGACGCTTATCAGGGCCTGACGTTGAACGAAAAATCGCAGACGATCCTAATTAGTGGTGAATCCGGAGCCGGCAAAACAGAATCCACAAAATATGTGATGAAATATTTGGCTACTGCCGGTGCAGAAAGTCTTGAAAAGAGGTCCACAGTTGAATTGAAGGTTTTAGAAAGTAATCCCCTATTGGAAACGTTTGGTAATGCTAGTACTATTAGAAATTTCAATTCCAGTCGTTATGGAAAATTCATAGAGCTGCAATACGTTAAAACGGCTCCTGATAGGTCACGTATATGTGGAGCTACAATTGAAACGTatcttttggaaaaggttaGGGTAACTCAACAACAGCAAGGAGAGCGCAATTAtcatattttccatcaactAGTTGCAGCATTCGCTGAGTCTAGAGTTTACGAGTTTCCAAAATCTGAGCGTCATGCACACTTGGAAAAGTGGAGTTTTGATTTGAGTTATTTTGAGGGTAATTTCAGGATCTTACCGGAGGATAGCACTAGGGACTTTGATTTAGAATTTTTTGAAGATACTATAGCTGCTATGCAAACTCTTGGAATGTCGTTTGATGATGTGAACACTGTGTTCTCTATCATTGCCGCAATATTACATTTGAGCAATATTCAGTTTGTGGTAAATAGGGATTGCTCTGAGGGTGCTGTTGTTAGTAACTCTGTGGAAGACAGTGCTACCAAAGTTACAGAATTATTAAATGTGGATAGTGCTACACTTCTCAATGTGCTACTATGTCGCACGATTAAAACAGCTCATGAATTTTACAGCAAGCCCCTCAGAGTAGAAGAGGCCTCTGATGTAAGAGATGCTATTGCAAAGAATATCTATTCAATTCTTTTTGATTATATTGTAAAAGTAGCTAACCAAGCAATTGGTTATAATCCAGATGCCAAACTCACTTGTGGcattttggatattttcGGTTTTGAATGCTTTACACTCAACTCATTTGAGCAGCTATGTATTAACTTTACCAATGAGACTCtacaaaattttttcaacaATTGTGTCTTCaaatttgaagaaaatTTGTACACTCAAGAAGGTGTTTCTTGGAATCCTCTTGATTTTCCAGACAACCAAGACTGTGTAGATTTGTTCAAGATTAAGGTAAATGGCTTGTTTCCAATGGTGGATGAAGAATGCCAACTTCCTGGTGGGAATGATCAAGCACTCTGTAATAAAATATGCCAACGTCATGCAAATCACAAACGGTTTGCCAAAGTTAGGACTGATCAAACTAGTTTCATAATCAAGCACTTTGCAGGAGAAGTCAAGTACAAGATTGACGgatttttggaaaagaaTAAGGATCAGCTCTCTGATGATGCTATAAACTTTATTATAAGTACAAAGAACAAACCGATCAAGGCAATTTTTGAATCATACTTTGGTGCAATAGGACCTACAAAAAATAAGAAAAAGACCATTTCCACCCAGTTTTGTGGCCAGTTGGATGTGTTGATGAGCAGAATTAGTGGAACTGAACCTCACTTTATCAGATGTATCAAGCCAAATCAGAGATGTGTACCGCATGAATTTGAACGTGTTTCTGTAAATGAACAGCTTAGATGCGGTGGTATGCTCCAAGTTGTACAAGTTAGCAGAGCTGGATATCCTGTTCGTATGAAACATTTGGAATTCTACAACAAATTTAGATATCTCCAGAATGGATCCGGCACTGATTCTCAAAGTCTTTCTCAAGATGATGACGTAGCTACTAAAAAGGCAAAGGCTCTTTTGGATACACttatctccaaatttattCCATATGACCCCTTCGAGAACGGAAGCATTGCCTTTGGTAAAAGCTTGATATTCTTCAAAAATGGACCATACGATATTCTATTTGGAGCCTTGCAAGAATTTAGAAATAATTCTGCAACGATTATACAAGCACATGTGCGCTGCATGATCCAAAGGAAGTTATATTCAGAATGGATGTTCCAGATTAGAACCTTGCAAATTTGGCTTAGATACAAAATTAACAGAATAAAGGAGATGAGAAGACTTCGAAACGAGGCTATTTTGCTCATCCAAAGTAGTTTTAGGATGTACGTTTGTAGGAAAAAATACACGAAACTCGTTTCTATCGTTGTCCGTATTTCTTCAATCTTTAGAAGTGTACAATCTCAAATTGACACGAAAGAACGTCACATTAACACAATGGCTACAAAACTACAGGCTTCTTGGAAAGCGTATAAGCATAGAAGTTACTATCTGGAACTCCGTACCGCAACAATCAAAGCCCAACTTAGATGGAGAAGCATACTTGCACGTCGCCAATTGCGTAGTCTCCGTATGGAAGCAAAGAGTTTGGGTACTATGATTAAGAGAGTTCAGGATCTGCAAGAGGAGctaaaggaagaaaaactcaaaaagACTGACGCTGAGGCTAAATTATTGCAAATGGGCGCCAAAGTTGCTGGTCTCCAACAATCACTTGCTGACATGACTGCCAAGTATGAAAAACTTTTAAAAGAACGTGATTCATTGCAAATTCAACTTTCAGAAGTTGAGAATGCAAACAAAAGAACCCTAGAGGATCTCAAGATGATTAAGGAATTTGTCAGTAGAGAGGCAATGCAGACAACTTCGTCGCCGAAGCGAATGTACTCTAAAAGGCCTTCAGGCTCTATACATCGCACAGATACTTATTCTTCTCATGATATGAGAGGGGAGGCAAGTCCAAAGGCAAAAGTGCCCACAGTTGACATTATCCTTTGTGGGCCAGCGGGTTGCGGTAAGAGCCGGCTAGTTGAGTTGGCCCTAATATCCAAAGGAGATGATGCTAATTTGACAGCTCATCGCACCTTTGAGGagaaaaggatggaagaaaCTAGCCTCAAGTTGAACATTTATGAATTTGGGGTTGAAGGGTCAACTAGCCTAAAACTTGCAGAAATTCCGGGTCCTCATGTTAACACTGAAGAAGCGCGTGATTTGTTCCAGGCTGCTTATTTGGTTGCAGTATGCTTTGATCCGAGTCAAGAGCAATCATTACTTGAGGGAATCACAATCGCCAAGATGTTAATGTCACATGTGCAACTCAAGCAGACTAGTGTTGCGTTTATTCAAAATGACTTTTTGCTTATGGAACAGGGTAAATCTGCATTTGATGCAAATGTTGCACAAAAGTTTGCCATCGACAATGAACTCTTGTATATTAGGGTAGATGATCTCTTTACATTCATGAGAAAAGTGGCTCCATTTGTGGAGTCTAAAAAGAGTCTCCGTTCAATTATATCTTCAAAGCAATCTGTGGAATTTCAAAGACAAAAGAGTCTTAGAAATGCGAATAGAAGCACACTAACCATGTTTTACGAAAAGTTTAGAAACTTTTGGTCTGGAGTCAATAGTTCTAGCCACTCAAAACTTTTGCAACCGACCATTGTTGTTGATGAAACCACAAAGTTACCACCACTTTCACTCAAGAAAGTCTCTCACATTTCGAAATACACAAGTGCTGTAACTTGCCTAGCAATAAGACCGGAGGAACCAACAGATCCATATATACTCTTGGCAGTTGGACGTAGGGATGGAACAATTAATGTCTTCCACTGTTATCGTACAACCACTGAATTGGATGTGTTGGCAAAGGGAGGATTTGAAGAGGGAGCACAATATCCTCTTGATGAAAGCACCAAAATTGTGGAATCATTCACACTATCCCTCCATACAAAGGCGGTTACATGCATGAGTTTCTCAAAGGttaatgttaatgaacTTGTCACATCTTCCGTTGACTGCACAATTAGGGCCTGGAATGTGATGACCGGGGAGCTCATCAAGGTATTCAATGACTCGTTCCCTGGTCTATGTATATtatttcatcctctggagccaaatttgtttatttgCTGTAACTCCAGTCCTACTATTCGAATTGTTGACTACAACAAGGGAACTGTTATTCAAAAGATACGAACAAAGAGCGAACTGAGATGTATTACGTTTGATGATACTAGGCTCAACTGTATTGCGGGAAGTGAAAAGGGCATGCTTTGTATATATGAATCTAGAGCTAATATGCATCTAAAGGCATCCACAAGCAAACAGATTTCAAAGGGTCCTGTCACTTGTATAAGCTTTGTACCTGCTACATCAAATGACAGTGTGCCCTGCCTAATTGCAAATGTTTGCAGTGGAAACATTGCAGTTATCAATTGCATATACGATGGATCAAATGGAAAGATTTGCGAACTCACATATAGATACACTGTCAATAATAGTCACGTTGCTCTACCACTCAGATCGTGTTATTCTAGATTTGGAGGCGGATGGTGCGTTAGCGGTTCGGAGGATCGTAACATTTTGTTCTTTTCACTTCAGGACGAAAACATGCCTTACTCTATAAACTTTCACCAAAGCCCTGTTGTCACGGTCGAAGTTAACCAACTAGACACTGTCATTGTTTCTGCGGATGCCAAAGGAATTGTTGCCCTATGGCGCCGAGTAACACATGCAAAGTAG
- a CDS encoding signal peptide containing protein (encoded by transcript BEWA_038510A), protein MKILALLWTVCLVRLCSAGFWCCGGSKTHDDEVTVRTVQGGSNKVSTENLRAVPPQQPVESLPQPTEPKEVPQDGINLDLAKPDETTSRLAPRNGLVLSPHGAFSITSVMDGNQVLWEAKEDNEKYVTINLYSKGVHPCYLVSK, encoded by the coding sequence atgaagattctggcATTGCTATGGACGGTATGTCTGGTAAGATTATGCAGTGCAGGCTTTTGGTGCTGTGGAGGAAGTAAAACGCATGACGATGAAGTTACTGTTAGAACAGTACAAGGAGGCTCTAATAAAGTCTCTACGGAGAATCTCAGAGCAGTTCCACCTCAACAGCCTGTagagtctcttcctcaacCAACTGAACCTAAGGAAGTCCCTCAGGATGGCATTAATTTGGACCTTGCCAAACCAGATGAGACAACGAGTAGACTAGCCCCGAGAAATGGTCTTGTACTCTCTCCTCATGGAGCCTTTAGTATAACCTCAGTTATGGATGGCAATCAGGTCCTTTGGGAGGCCAAagaagataatgaaaagtATGTAACCATTAACCTATACTCCAAGGGGGTGCATCCGTGCTACTTGGTATCGAAGTAA